A portion of the Tachysurus fulvidraco isolate hzauxx_2018 chromosome 8, HZAU_PFXX_2.0, whole genome shotgun sequence genome contains these proteins:
- the vclb gene encoding vinculin b → MPVFHTKTIESILEPVAQQISHLVIMHEEGEVDGKAIPDLCAPVAAVQAAVSNLVRVGKDTVQTTEDAIMRRDMPPAFIKVENACTKLVQAAQMLKSDPYSVPARDYLIDGSRGILSGTSDLLLTFDEAEVRKIIRVCKGILEYLTVAEVVESMEDLITYTKNLGPGMTKMAKMIDERQQELTHQEHRVMLVNSMNTVKELLPVLISGIKIFVTTKTAQSGGIDEAVKNRNFTVEKMSAEINEIIRVLQLTSWDEDAWASKDTETMKRALALIDSKMAQAKNWLKDPNAQPGDAGEQAVRQILDEAGKVGELCVGNERKEILDTAKVLGHLTDQVADLRSRGSGTSPVAIQKAQQVAQGLDMLSGRVANAADKLEAMTNAKHTLAKKAEAAQAWLADPASGPEGEEHVKAVLAEAQNIAALCEDPREYDDILRNVNEIAALTGKLSQLRKAGKGDTPEARALAKQIATALQNLQSKTNRAVANTRPAKAAVHLEGKMEQAQRWIDNPTMEDGGVGQAAIRGLVAEGRRLANVLPGSQRAELMGKCEQVEHLMGQLAELSARGQADSPQAQALAQQLQHALKDLKGKMQEAMTQEVSDIFSDTTTPVKLLAVAATAPLGTPNRDGVFEERAAGFETHAARLGATADKAAAVGAANRSTVEGIHAAVKSARDLTPQVVSAARILLKNPGNQAAHEHFETMKNQWIDNVEKMTTLVDEAIDTKSLLDASEEAIKHDLEKCHVAMANHQPQMLVAGATSIARRANRIVLVAKREVENSEEPKFRETLREAANELSASISPMVMGAKSVANNIQDPTLQKGFMDSGYRILASVAKVRESFQPQEPDFPPPPPPDLQQLSINDEGAPPKPPLPEGEVPPPRPPPPEEKDEEFPEQRAGEMVSEPMMVAARQLHDEARKWSSKGNDIIGAAKRMALLMAEMSRLVRGGSGNKRALIQCAKDIAKASDEVTKLAKEVAKQCTDKRIRTNLLQVCERIPTISTQLKILSTVKATMLGRTNISEEESEQATEMLVHNAQNLMQSVKETVREAEAASIKIRTDAGFTLHWVRKTPWYQ, encoded by the exons gtgggGAAGGATACAGTGCAGACTACAGAGGATGCCATCATGAGGAGAGACATGCCTCCTGCATTCATAAA agtggaGAATGCATGCACTAAGCTGGTCCAGGCAGCTCAGATGCTGAAGTCTGACCCGTACTCCGTCCCCGCTCGGGATTATCTCATCGACGGCTCACGCGGTATTTTATCAGGAACCTCGGACCTTCTGCTCACCTTTGATGAagctgag GTGCGTAAAATCATCCGTGTGTGTAAAGGTATTTTGGAGTATCTGACCGTCGCTGAAGTGGTGGAGAGCATGGAGGACCTGATCACATACACCAAGAACCTCGGACCAG GCATGACGAAGATGGCGAAGATGATTGACGAGCGGCAGCAGGAGCTGACTCACCAGGAGCACCGCGTCATGCTCGTTAACTCCATGAACACGGTGAAGGAGCTGCTGCCTGTCCTCATCTCAG gaataaAGATCTTTGTTACGACAAAGACAGCTCAGAGTGGAGGTATAGATGAGGCCGTGAAGAACAGGAACTTCACTGTGGAAAAGATGAGCGCAGAGATCAATGAGATCATCCGAGTGCTCCAGCTCACATCCTGGGATGAAGATGCCTGGGCcagcaag GACACGGAGACGATGAAGCGAGCGCTGGCACTCATCGACTCTAAAATGGCTCAGGCAAAGAACTGGCTTAAGGATCCCAATGCACAGCCtg gagatgCAGGTGAACAGGCTGTCAGGCAGATCCTGGATGAAGCAGGGAAGGTGGGTGAACTGTGTGTGGGTAATGAGAGGAAAGAGATTCTGGACACAGCCAAAGTCCTCGGACACCTGACTGACCAGGTCGCAGATCTGCGttccag ggGTTCTGGTACCAGTCCTGTGGCCATTCAGAAAGCACAGCAGGTTGCTCAGGGGCTTGACATGTTGTCTGGGAGAGTCGCGAATGCAGCAGATAAACTGGAGGCCATGACCaatgccaaacacacactcgccaAGAAAGCAGAGGCAGCAcag gccTGGCTAGCTGATCCCGCCTCCGGTCCTGAGGGGGAGGAGCATGTGAAGGCCGTTCTCGCCGAGGCTCAGAATATCGCAGCTCTTTGTGAGGATCCTCGTGAATATGACGATATTCTGCGCAATGTGAACGAAATTGCCGCTCTCACAGGCAAACTGTCCCAACTCCGCAAAGC gggtaaAGGTGATACCCCCGAGGCTCGTGCCCTGGCTAAGCAGATCGCCACAGCTCTGCAGAATTTACAGTCTAAAACAAACCGCGCCGTAGCGAACACTCGCCCGGCCAAAGCGGCAGTTCACCTGGAGGGTAAGATGGAGCAGGCGCAGCGCTGGATAGACAACCCCACCATGGAGGATGGAGGAGTGG GTCAAGCTGCAATTCGTGGGCTGGTTGCAGAAGGGCGTCGCCTCGCTAACGTCTTACCTGGCTCTCAGAGGGCGGAGCTTATGGGAAAGTGTGAGCAGGTGGAGCATCTGATGGGTCAACTGGCTGAACTGAGCGCTCGGGGACAAGCAGATAGTCCACAAGCACAAGCTCTCGCTCAGCAGCTCCAACACGCACTcaaa GACCTTAAAGGTAAAATGCAGGAGGCCATGACACAGGAAGTGTCCGACATCTTCAGTGACACAACAACTCCAGTAAAACTGCTGGCTGTAGCTGCGACTGCTCCACTAGGCACTCCTAACAGAGAtggg GTGTTTGAGGAGCGAGCAGCAGGGTTTGAGACTCACGCTGCGAGACTCGGTGCAACAGCAGataaagcagcagcagtaggagCAGCCAATCGCAGTACAGTGGAGGGAATCCATGCTGCCGTCAAGTCCGCCAGAGATCTCACACCTCAG GTGGTATCTGCTGCTCGTATCCTACTGAAGAACCCTGGGAACCAGGCTGCTCATGAACACTTTGAGACCATGAAGAACCAGTGGATCGACAATGTGGAGAAAATGACCa ctctgGTGGATGAAGCGATAGACACTAAGTCTCTGTTGGATGCATCGGAGGAGGCCATTAAACACGACCTGGAGAAGTGTCATGTGGCCATGGCCAATCACCAGCCTCAGATGCTGGTTGCCGGGGCGACGAGCATAGCGCGCAGGGCCAACCGCATCGTGCTAGTGGCGAAGCGGGAGGTGGAAAACTCTGAGGAGCCCAAGTTCAGGGAGACGCTGAGGGAAGCAGCCAATGAGCTCAGTGCCTCTATATCACCCATGGTGATGGGGGCAAAGAGTGTGGCTAATAATATACAGGACCCAA ctctacaGAAAGGCTTTATGGACTCGGGTTACAGGATTTTGGCGTCAGTAGCTAAAGTCCGTGAATCGTTTCAGCCTCAGGAACCTGatttccctcctcctcctcctccagacCTCCAGCAGCTCAGC ATTAATGATGAGGGTGCCCCCCCAAAGCCCCCCCTGCCTGAGGGTGAAGTCCCGCCCCCACGGCCGCCGCCCCCTGAGGAGAAAGATGAGGAGTTTCCTGAGCAGAGAGCCGGAGAGATGGTCAGCGAACCCATGATGGTGGCAGCGCGGCAGCTTCACGATGAGGCTCGCAAGTGGTCcagcaag ggtaaTGACATCATAGGTGCAGCTAAGCGCATGGCCCTGCTGATGGCAGAAATGTCTCGGCTGGTACGAGGAGGAAGCGGAAACAAGCGCGCGCTCATCCAGTGTGCTAAAGACATCGCCAAGGCTTCAGATGAGGTGACGAAACTCGCTAAGGAGGTGGCTAAGCAGTGCACGGATAAACGCATTCGCACTAACCTGCTGCag gtgtgtgagcgCATCCCCACCATCAGCACTCAGCTAAAGATTCTCTCCACGGTGAAGGCCACCATGTTGGGACGTACCAACATTAGTGAGGAGGAGTCTGAGCAG gcgACAGAGATGTTGGTCCACAACGCTCAGAATCTGATGCAGTCGGTGAAGGAGACGGTGCGTGAGGCCGAGGCTGCGTCCATCAAGATCCGCACGGACGCCGGCTTCACGCTGCACTGGGTCCGTAAGACCCCCTGGTACCAGTGA